A part of Helicoverpa zea isolate HzStark_Cry1AcR chromosome 17, ilHelZeax1.1, whole genome shotgun sequence genomic DNA contains:
- the LOC124638340 gene encoding uncharacterized protein LOC124638340, with protein sequence MPEPHSETQQIDMIYGQLRYKIRVKMPRDTVNTLDALVKAARGIEQLLVEKKIPEEGTKKEEETGKVPFKKKRCTYCRLPGHSIETCRKKEKKDLASGTSDASVAKPAPKNVAMGTQAPSPSTPTFACYGCGTPGVVRSKCTTCANAKPKVGRAEVSFCSINTADVRARQIVGIAIGKITGNAYVDTCAKTSVASYALYKCLRRLGFAFQTQQLMVKLADGTTTQRDVLTVEAPVSICYRVVPTTFIVFPEARESRTLLGIGFIEDAKMVLNVPQKTWYFEDHPGDVFDLQDEDAEEISLAKMEATPIHFNPRLRPILKDVEMPEFISPLSVTPRYNSIREPALPRSSICTPTTDHPSSGEPALPETSACSTHTMTYRVVPIALSPIKRKRTFDGYSPRFVDFMIRDAQIQLHGATCELSPHSKALFPSDHSHSSTDDEIRSLEVDEVSSDTLDRTQKQF encoded by the coding sequence ATGCCAGAACCACACTCGGAAACTCAACAAATTGATATGATTTACGGGCAGTTACGGTACAAAATCAGGGTAAAAATGCCACGCGACACCGTCAATACCCTTGACGCCCTAGTGAAGGCAGCCAGGGGTATAGAACAGCTCTTGGTTGAGAAGAAGATCCCAGAAGAAGGGACAAAGAAGGAGGAAGAAACAGGGAAAGTGCCATTTAAAAAGAAGCGCTGCACATACTGTCGATTGCCTGGGCATTCAATCGAGACATGTCGGAAGAAGGAAAAGAAGGATCTCGCTTCTGGTACTTCTGATGCTTCTGTCGCGAAACCTGCGCCTAAAAATGTTGCCATGGGTACTCAAGCACCATCGCCCTCCACACCAACGTTTGCATGCTACGGATGTGGTACACCAGGAGTGGTCCGTTCAAAATGCACCACCTGTGCCAACGCTAAGCCGAAGGTGGGAAGAGCTGAAGTAAGTTTCTGCTCAATCAACACGGCAGATGTACGCGCTCGACAAATTGTGGGTATTGCTATAGGCAAAATAACAGGGAACGCCTACGTGGACACTTGCGCGAAGACAAGCGTTGCCTCATACGCGCTGTACAAATGCCTGCGTAGACTTGGCTTTGCGTTCCAGACACAACAGCTGATGGTGAAACTGGCTGATGGCACCACTACTCAGAGAGACGTATTAACGGTGGAGGCCCCCGTTAGTATCTGCTATCGTGTTGTACCGACGACTTTTATCGTCTTCCCAGAAGCTCGTGAGTCTCGCACACTGTTGGGTATTGGGTTTATCGAGGATGCCAAAATGGTACTCAACGTACCTCAGAAGACATGGTATTTTGAGGATCACCCTGGAGATGTCTTCGACCTCCAAGACGAAGATGCTGAGGAGATATCACTGGCCAAGATGGAAGCTACGCCTATTCATTTTAATCCTCGGTTACGTCCTATACTAAAGGATGTCGAGATGCCTGAATTTATTTCCCCTCTGTCAGTAACTCCAAGGTACAATAGCATACGAGAACCGGCGCTGCCACGATCCAGTATATGCACACCAACAACTGACCACCCATCCAGCGGAGAACCAGCACTACCAGAAACAAGTGCCTGCTCCACACATACAATGACATATCGCGTAGTGCCAATTGCGCTGTCTCCCATTAAAAGGAAGCGAACATTCGATGGGTATTCACCAAGATTCGTCGACTTTATGATCCGTGATGCCCAGATACAACTTCACGGTGCTACGTGTGAACTATCTCCACATTCCAAGGCACTTTTTCCTAGCGACCATAGTCATAGTAGCACTGATGATGAAATTAGATCTTTGGAAGTGGATGAGGTCTCATCGGATACCCTAGACAGAACTCAAAAGCAGTTTTAG